The following proteins come from a genomic window of Streptomyces sp. GS7:
- a CDS encoding PH domain-containing protein — translation MSAPASPAASLPGLPVTFRPARTRAVLYAVGIAQLAALVVIALLLPKLSGGERMSFVAVGVVVAAVLLLLARPKVVARQEGITVVNLTTKRELAWAQVVRVNLRAGDPWVHLDLADGTSLPVMGIQPGIAKDQAIRDARALRDLAESRGAVDHTAG, via the coding sequence GTGTCCGCGCCCGCCTCTCCCGCCGCCTCCCTGCCCGGCCTCCCGGTGACCTTCCGGCCGGCCCGTACCAGGGCCGTGCTGTACGCCGTCGGCATCGCCCAGCTCGCCGCCCTCGTGGTGATCGCGCTGCTGCTGCCGAAGTTGAGCGGCGGCGAGCGGATGAGCTTCGTCGCGGTCGGCGTCGTGGTGGCCGCCGTCCTCCTGCTGCTCGCCCGCCCCAAGGTGGTCGCGCGGCAGGAGGGCATCACCGTCGTCAACCTCACCACCAAGCGCGAACTGGCCTGGGCCCAGGTCGTACGCGTCAACCTCCGGGCCGGCGACCCCTGGGTCCATCTGGACCTCGCCGACGGCACCAGCCTGCCCGTGATGGGAATCCAGCCCGGTATCGCGAAGGACCAGGCCATCCGGGACGCCCGCGCGCTGCGCGACCTCGCCGAGAGCCGTGGTGCCGTCGACCACACGGCCGGGTGA
- a CDS encoding uridine kinase family protein, whose translation MDPALTSLAARLHTLPPSCGPVRLIAVDGHAGSGKTTFAGRLAEALGGAPVVHTDDLATHDELFAWSDRFREQLLAPLSRGEPAHYGVYDWVRGEFTAVRELPPAPVVLVEGVGAGRRALRPHLACLLWMELASEHSWERGQLRDGPGLSAFWDGWIPAERAHFAADASRPHADLLVHQGQLGYEVLVGPATRP comes from the coding sequence ATGGACCCCGCGCTGACCTCGCTCGCCGCCCGACTGCACACCCTTCCGCCGTCCTGCGGACCGGTGCGGCTGATCGCGGTGGACGGGCACGCCGGGTCCGGCAAGACCACCTTCGCCGGTCGGCTGGCCGAGGCGCTGGGCGGGGCGCCGGTGGTGCACACCGACGACCTGGCGACGCATGACGAGCTGTTCGCCTGGAGCGACCGGTTCCGCGAGCAGCTGCTGGCACCGCTGTCCCGGGGCGAGCCGGCGCACTACGGGGTCTACGACTGGGTGCGCGGGGAGTTCACCGCGGTGCGGGAGCTGCCGCCGGCGCCGGTGGTCCTGGTGGAGGGCGTGGGTGCCGGGCGGCGGGCGCTGCGGCCGCATCTGGCGTGCCTGCTGTGGATGGAACTGGCGAGCGAGCATTCATGGGAACGGGGTCAACTCCGCGACGGGCCGGGGCTGTCCGCGTTCTGGGATGGCTGGATCCCGGCGGAGCGGGCGCACTTCGCGGCGGACGCTTCGCGCCCGCATGCCGATCTGCTGGTGCACCAGGGGCAGTTGGGGTACGAGGTGCTCGTGGGTCCCGCCACGAGGCCATGA
- a CDS encoding hemolysin family protein, with product MTVAQLLLAGLLVLANGFFVGAEFALVSVRRSQIEPLATLGSKRARRVLHGLENLPQMMAAAQFGITVCSLTLGAVAEPTVAHLLEPVFAAVRLPQALIHPLGYVIALALVVFLHLVIGEMVPKNLAMAAPEKTALWFSPGLVAFARLCRPVTALLGALAHGVLRLFRVEPKDEVEAVFTSEQLTHLVEDSGQAGLLDPVEQERLSDALELGSRPVTDVLLDRAGLITVDPTVTPRQVEQLTVRTGFSRFPVCAPGGTYMGYLHVKDVLDLEERDRAVPQRIWHPMTTLRAELPLDDALTAMRRAASHLAAVADPAGRVLGLVALEDVLEMLVGEMRDPAHRAGPAVGAAPRNERVGEPREGSPRPAEDPALAG from the coding sequence ATGACCGTGGCCCAGCTCCTCCTCGCGGGGCTGCTCGTGCTCGCCAACGGCTTCTTCGTCGGGGCCGAGTTCGCCCTGGTGTCGGTACGCCGCAGCCAGATCGAGCCGCTGGCCACCCTGGGCTCCAAGCGGGCCCGCCGGGTGCTGCACGGCCTGGAGAACCTGCCGCAGATGATGGCCGCCGCCCAGTTCGGCATCACCGTCTGCTCGCTGACCCTCGGCGCGGTCGCCGAGCCGACCGTCGCGCACCTGCTGGAGCCGGTGTTCGCGGCCGTCCGGCTGCCCCAGGCACTGATCCATCCGCTCGGCTACGTCATCGCCCTCGCGCTGGTGGTCTTCCTCCACCTGGTCATCGGCGAGATGGTCCCCAAGAACCTGGCGATGGCCGCGCCAGAGAAGACCGCCCTGTGGTTCAGCCCGGGGCTGGTCGCCTTCGCCCGGCTGTGCCGCCCGGTCACCGCGCTGCTCGGCGCGCTGGCCCACGGGGTGCTGCGGCTCTTCAGGGTCGAGCCGAAGGACGAGGTCGAGGCGGTCTTCACCAGCGAGCAGCTGACCCATCTCGTCGAGGACTCCGGGCAGGCGGGCCTGCTGGACCCCGTCGAACAGGAGCGGTTGTCCGACGCCCTGGAACTGGGCAGCCGCCCCGTCACGGACGTCCTGCTCGACCGGGCCGGGCTGATCACCGTCGACCCGACCGTGACGCCCCGCCAGGTGGAGCAGCTGACCGTCAGGACCGGCTTCTCCCGCTTCCCGGTGTGCGCGCCCGGCGGCACGTACATGGGCTATCTGCACGTCAAGGACGTGCTCGACCTGGAGGAGCGGGACCGGGCGGTGCCGCAGCGCATCTGGCACCCGATGACCACCCTCCGCGCCGAACTGCCCCTGGACGACGCCCTGACCGCGATGCGCCGGGCCGCCTCCCATCTGGCGGCGGTGGCCGATCCGGCCGGGCGGGTGCTCGGCCTGGTGGCGCTGGAGGACGTCCTGGAGATGCTGGTCGGCGAGATGCGCGATCCGGCGCACCGGGCCGGGCCGGCGGTCGGCGCGGCGCCGCGCAACGAGCGGGTCGGCGAACCGCGCGAGGGCTCGCCGCGGCCGGCCGAGGACCCTGCGCTGGCCGGCTGA
- a CDS encoding AAA family ATPase, with translation MDVGTQGSPAPAELAWLRAVDAYTVGAYPQAEEEFRAAVRLDPTMADAWLGLHALRADTSMALLRMHQHRDRFGEQRARHRRTLNSWYWLGWWVQPVLETGRDLLLAHASHWLDGRHVAELDQALAGCPPVDTDPQVRFLHACRAYLVKDWDRLVRHTEPLLGDPVLGIEAGLFGGMARVRLEMYGQAEPLLSAALMRCRSEQPQRKELRYWLARAHEGTGRSAAALPLYRAVHRVDPAFMDTAARLAAIAAADGLDEGADLAAVSAAGPAQEATGDLDPLAPLDPVDGRELLVAGEADGPEGEPAGGLTGGETAARVKSAVPGRRGAERLPAGPADPVLLERALAELERMVGMEPVKRQVRALSAQLRMARLRASQGLPVAPPKRHFVFSGPSGTGKTTVARILGRVFYALGLLGGDHLVEAQRADLVGEFLGQTAVKANELIDSALGGVLFVDEAYSLSNSGYSKGDAYGDEALQVLLKRAEDNRDRLVVILAGYPEGMDRLLAANPGLSSRFTSRVDFPSYRPLELTRIGEVLAAENGDRWDDEARDELSSINGHVVEQGWIDELGNGRFLRTLYEKSCAYRDLRLSTWQGTPTRDDLATLRLPDLMQAYGEVLSGRGPGPQAPPKGLDL, from the coding sequence ATGGATGTCGGCACTCAGGGTTCGCCCGCCCCGGCCGAACTCGCCTGGCTGCGCGCGGTCGACGCCTACACCGTGGGCGCCTACCCCCAGGCCGAGGAGGAGTTCCGGGCCGCGGTACGGCTCGATCCGACGATGGCCGACGCCTGGCTGGGGTTACACGCGCTGCGCGCCGACACCTCCATGGCCCTGCTGCGGATGCACCAGCACCGCGACCGCTTCGGCGAGCAGCGCGCCCGCCACCGACGCACCCTCAACTCCTGGTACTGGCTGGGCTGGTGGGTCCAGCCGGTGCTGGAGACCGGACGCGACCTGCTGCTGGCGCACGCCTCCCACTGGCTCGACGGCCGCCATGTCGCCGAGCTGGACCAGGCGCTGGCCGGCTGCCCGCCGGTGGACACCGACCCCCAGGTCCGCTTCCTGCACGCGTGCCGCGCCTACCTCGTCAAGGACTGGGACCGGCTCGTACGGCACACCGAGCCGCTGCTGGGCGATCCGGTACTGGGCATCGAGGCCGGGCTGTTCGGCGGGATGGCGCGGGTGCGGCTGGAGATGTACGGGCAGGCCGAGCCGCTGCTGTCCGCCGCGCTGATGCGCTGCCGCAGCGAGCAGCCGCAGCGCAAGGAGCTGCGCTACTGGCTCGCCCGCGCGCACGAGGGCACCGGCCGCAGCGCCGCCGCGCTCCCCCTCTACCGGGCGGTGCACCGGGTCGACCCCGCGTTCATGGACACCGCGGCCCGGCTGGCAGCCATAGCGGCGGCGGACGGCCTGGACGAGGGCGCCGATCTCGCGGCGGTCTCCGCCGCGGGCCCTGCCCAGGAGGCCACCGGCGATCTCGATCCGCTGGCCCCGCTCGATCCGGTCGACGGCCGTGAGCTGCTGGTGGCCGGGGAGGCGGACGGGCCGGAGGGCGAGCCGGCCGGCGGGCTGACCGGGGGCGAGACCGCGGCCCGGGTCAAGTCCGCGGTGCCGGGGCGGCGCGGCGCCGAGCGGCTGCCCGCCGGACCCGCCGACCCGGTGCTGCTGGAGCGGGCGCTGGCCGAACTGGAGCGGATGGTCGGCATGGAGCCGGTCAAGCGGCAGGTGCGGGCGCTGTCCGCGCAGTTGCGGATGGCGCGGCTGCGGGCGAGCCAGGGGCTGCCGGTGGCGCCCCCGAAGCGGCACTTCGTCTTCTCCGGCCCCTCGGGCACCGGCAAGACGACCGTGGCCCGGATACTGGGCCGGGTCTTCTACGCGCTGGGGCTGCTCGGCGGCGACCATCTCGTGGAGGCCCAACGGGCCGATCTGGTCGGCGAGTTCCTCGGCCAGACCGCGGTCAAGGCGAACGAGCTGATCGACTCGGCGCTGGGCGGGGTGCTCTTCGTCGACGAGGCCTACAGCCTGTCCAACTCCGGCTACAGCAAGGGCGACGCGTACGGCGACGAGGCCCTCCAGGTGCTGCTCAAGCGCGCCGAGGACAACCGCGACCGGCTGGTGGTCATCCTCGCCGGCTACCCCGAGGGCATGGACCGGCTGCTCGCCGCCAACCCCGGCCTGTCGTCCCGTTTCACCAGCCGCGTCGACTTCCCCAGCTACCGGCCGCTGGAACTGACCAGGATCGGCGAGGTGCTGGCCGCCGAGAACGGCGACCGCTGGGACGACGAGGCCCGCGACGAGCTGTCCAGCATCAACGGCCATGTCGTCGAGCAGGGCTGGATCGACGAGCTGGGCAACGGCCGCTTTCTGCGCACCCTTTACGAGAAGAGCTGCGCCTACCGCGACCTGCGGCTGTCCACCTGGCAGGGCACCCCGACCCGCGACGACCTCGCCACCCTCCGGCTGCCCGACCTGATGCAGGCGTACGGCGAGGTGCTGTCCGGCCGCGGCCCGGGCCCGCAGGCACCGCCGAAGGGGCTGGACCTGTAG
- a CDS encoding hemolysin family protein → MTGPLLLLAAALALILANGFFVAAEFGLVTVEKADAERAAAGGDRRAGTVVSALRELSFQLSGTQLGITITSLVVGMLAEPALARLLSAPLRATGLPTGAVPGIAVVIGMLLASAVQMVVGELVPKNWAVSKPLQVARFVAGPQDAFSRFFRPVISLLNTVANRLVRALGVEPTDELASARTPGELVSLARHSARAGAIEQDTADLFVRTLSLGDLTAENVMTPRVRVSALQATATAEDVVNLTRATGLSRFPVYRTRLDEIVGMVHLKDALAVPAEDRLRTPALRIAVPPLLVPETLPVQPLLERLRSEQPIAVVVDEYGGTAGVVTLEDIIEELVGEVRDEHDRVDLPELGQAPAEDGRPAWDADGGCRVDTLRRIGLDAPEGPYETVAGLVAHILGRIPAPGDTAELDGWRLRVRLVSHHRAERIRLVRMAPAAEKSREPVAAGAEVAR, encoded by the coding sequence ATGACCGGCCCCTTGCTCCTGCTCGCGGCGGCACTCGCGCTGATCCTGGCCAACGGCTTCTTCGTGGCCGCGGAGTTCGGCCTCGTCACCGTCGAGAAGGCGGACGCCGAACGGGCCGCGGCCGGCGGCGACCGCCGCGCCGGCACCGTCGTCTCCGCACTCCGTGAACTCTCCTTCCAGCTCTCCGGAACCCAACTGGGCATCACCATCACCTCGTTGGTGGTCGGTATGCTCGCCGAGCCGGCGCTGGCCCGGCTCCTGTCAGCACCGCTGCGCGCCACCGGCCTGCCCACGGGAGCGGTCCCCGGCATCGCCGTCGTCATAGGCATGCTGCTGGCCTCCGCCGTCCAGATGGTCGTCGGCGAGCTGGTGCCCAAGAACTGGGCGGTCTCCAAGCCGCTCCAGGTGGCCCGCTTCGTCGCCGGCCCGCAGGACGCCTTCTCCCGCTTCTTCCGGCCGGTGATCAGCCTGTTGAACACCGTCGCCAACCGCCTGGTCCGCGCGCTGGGCGTGGAGCCCACCGACGAGCTGGCCTCCGCCCGCACCCCCGGCGAGCTGGTCTCGCTGGCCCGGCACTCCGCCCGGGCCGGCGCCATCGAGCAGGACACCGCGGATCTGTTCGTCCGCACCCTCTCGCTCGGCGACCTCACCGCGGAGAACGTGATGACCCCCCGCGTACGGGTCAGCGCCCTCCAGGCGACCGCGACCGCCGAGGACGTCGTCAACCTCACCCGCGCCACCGGGCTCTCCCGCTTCCCCGTCTACCGCACCCGGCTGGACGAGATCGTCGGCATGGTCCACCTCAAGGACGCGCTCGCCGTCCCCGCCGAGGACCGGCTGCGCACCCCGGCGCTGCGGATAGCGGTACCGCCGCTGCTGGTGCCCGAGACGCTCCCGGTGCAGCCGCTGCTGGAACGGCTGCGCAGCGAGCAGCCGATCGCCGTGGTGGTCGACGAGTACGGCGGCACCGCCGGGGTGGTGACCCTGGAGGACATCATCGAGGAACTCGTCGGCGAGGTCCGCGACGAGCACGACCGGGTGGACCTGCCCGAACTGGGCCAGGCCCCGGCCGAGGACGGACGCCCCGCTTGGGACGCCGACGGCGGCTGCCGGGTCGACACCCTGCGGCGGATCGGCCTGGACGCCCCGGAGGGCCCGTACGAGACGGTGGCGGGACTGGTCGCGCACATACTCGGCCGGATCCCGGCGCCCGGCGACACCGCGGAGCTGGACGGCTGGCGGCTGCGGGTGCGGCTGGTCTCGCACCACCGCGCCGAGCGGATAAGGCTGGTACGGATGGCGCCCGCCGCCGAGAAGTCCCGGGAGCCCGTCGCGGCCGGTGCGGAGGTGGCCCGATGA